A region from the Gemmatimonadota bacterium genome encodes:
- a CDS encoding alpha-ketoacid dehydrogenase subunit beta: MKTTYREAVREAIREAMNRDARVFLMGEDVGHYGGCYAVSRGLLEEFGEDRIRDAPLSEAGFVGAGIGAALGGMRPIVEVMTVNFSFLALDQIVNNAATLLHMSGGALNVPLVIRMATGGGRQVAAQHSRSLEGWYAHIPGLKILTPATLEDARGTLWTALEDPDPVLIFEHVLLYNLEGELPDDAGPVPIDRAAIRRDGTDVSLITYGGSLPKALAAAERLAEEGVSAEVLDLRTLRPLDTEAILETVEKTHRAVIVDEGWRSGSLSAEISARITEGAFYELDAPVARVCGAEVPTPYPKHLEAAALPQVEGILEAARSVLPAGRGARG, encoded by the coding sequence ATGAAGACGACCTATCGGGAAGCGGTGCGGGAGGCGATTCGCGAAGCGATGAATCGCGACGCCCGCGTCTTCCTGATGGGAGAAGATGTGGGCCATTACGGCGGGTGCTACGCCGTGAGCAGGGGACTCCTCGAGGAGTTCGGCGAGGACCGCATTCGCGATGCGCCGCTCTCGGAGGCGGGATTCGTAGGCGCGGGGATCGGCGCGGCGCTCGGGGGCATGCGCCCCATCGTAGAGGTGATGACCGTGAACTTCAGCTTCCTCGCCCTCGATCAGATCGTGAACAACGCGGCGACGCTTCTCCACATGTCGGGAGGCGCGCTAAACGTCCCCCTCGTGATCCGGATGGCGACGGGGGGTGGCCGCCAGGTCGCGGCACAGCACTCGCGGAGCCTCGAGGGCTGGTACGCGCACATTCCCGGGCTCAAGATCCTGACCCCGGCGACACTCGAGGACGCGCGGGGGACGCTCTGGACGGCGCTCGAGGATCCGGATCCAGTCCTCATCTTCGAGCACGTCCTTCTCTACAATCTGGAGGGCGAGCTTCCCGACGACGCGGGACCCGTCCCTATAGACCGGGCCGCGATCCGTCGCGACGGAACGGACGTGAGCCTCATCACCTATGGGGGGAGCCTCCCGAAGGCGCTCGCGGCCGCGGAGCGCCTGGCCGAAGAAGGGGTGTCGGCCGAAGTCCTCGACCTCCGCACCCTCCGGCCCCTCGACACGGAGGCGATCCTGGAGACCGTCGAAAAGACCCACCGCGCAGTGATCGTGGACGAGGGGTGGCGGAGTGGCAGTCTTTCCGCCGAGATCAGCGCGCGCATCACGGAGGGCGCCTTCTACGAGTTGGATGCCCCGGTCGCCCGCGTCTGCGGAGCCGAGGTGCCCACCCCTTACCCGAAGCATCTGGAGGCCGCCGCGCTCCCGCAGGTCGAGGGGATCCTCGAAGCGGCGCGGAGCGTGCTTCCGGCGGGGCGCGGAGCGCGGGGATGA
- a CDS encoding CBS domain-containing protein, protein MLSVQDFMTSEVNTLSPEMTLREAVERLSAEGFSGAPVVAGSRLAGVVTASDILDFEATNPGVPAYRGGRQDWGEWGPPDLWREDLSEPPSGYFRDMWADSAADVVERISESEGPEWDFLAEHVVGEVMTRAIVALSPEATAAEAARLMVRSGVHRLLVTQGEELVGIVSSMDFVRAVAEGKLGKG, encoded by the coding sequence ATGCTGAGCGTTCAGGATTTCATGACATCCGAGGTCAATACCCTGTCACCGGAGATGACCCTTCGGGAAGCCGTCGAGCGATTGTCCGCCGAGGGATTCAGTGGCGCGCCCGTCGTGGCGGGAAGCCGCCTCGCCGGAGTCGTCACGGCATCGGACATCCTGGACTTCGAGGCCACGAACCCGGGGGTTCCCGCCTATCGCGGGGGGCGGCAGGATTGGGGAGAATGGGGCCCGCCCGACCTCTGGAGGGAAGACCTCTCGGAGCCGCCTTCCGGGTACTTCCGGGACATGTGGGCCGACTCCGCCGCCGACGTCGTGGAGCGCATCTCCGAATCGGAGGGGCCCGAATGGGACTTCCTCGCGGAACACGTCGTGGGCGAGGTCATGACCCGTGCGATCGTGGCGCTCTCCCCCGAAGCGACGGCTGCCGAGGCGGCCCGCCTCATGGTGCGGTCGGGAGTTCACCGGCTCCTCGTCACCCAAGGGGAGGAGCTCGTCGGAATCGTCTCTTCCATGGACTTCGTGCGAGCGGTGGCGGAGGGTAAGCTGGGAAAGGGGTGA
- a CDS encoding phosphoribosyltransferase, which translates to MKQLFLDRREAGRKLAGILAKVAPIPDAVVLALPRGGVPVGLEVARALGAPLDVVIVRKLGHPWQPELAMGAIASGGVRVMNPEVVAAGDISEADIAAVLARETRELERRERAYRGDRPPVPVQGRTVVLVDDGVATGSTMLAAVRALRSLGPASIIVAVPVAPADTLSRLRGEADAVACVATPEPFLGIGLWYQRFSQLSDAEVHELLDARAGEMARSARAPFDSANV; encoded by the coding sequence GTGAAGCAGCTCTTCTTGGACCGGAGAGAGGCGGGACGGAAGCTCGCCGGGATTCTCGCCAAAGTCGCCCCGATTCCGGACGCCGTCGTTCTGGCGCTTCCGCGAGGTGGCGTGCCCGTCGGGTTGGAGGTCGCCCGGGCGCTTGGGGCGCCCCTCGATGTGGTCATCGTACGTAAGCTCGGGCACCCCTGGCAACCCGAGCTCGCGATGGGGGCCATCGCATCGGGAGGAGTCCGCGTGATGAACCCCGAGGTCGTGGCGGCAGGGGACATCTCCGAGGCCGACATCGCCGCGGTGCTCGCGCGCGAGACCAGGGAGCTCGAGCGGAGGGAGCGCGCCTACCGGGGGGACCGCCCGCCGGTTCCGGTCCAGGGGCGCACGGTCGTCCTCGTGGACGACGGGGTCGCAACCGGGTCCACAATGCTTGCGGCGGTCCGGGCCCTGCGGTCACTGGGGCCCGCTTCCATCATCGTGGCGGTCCCTGTCGCCCCCGCCGACACATTGTCCCGTCTGCGGGGCGAGGCGGACGCGGTGGCCTGTGTGGCCACGCCGGAGCCGTTCCTCGGGATCGGCCTCTGGTACCAGAGGTTCTCTCAACTGAGCGACGCCGAGGTTCACGAGTTGCTGGATGCGCGAGCGGGAGAGATGGCTCGGTCCGCGCGTGCGCCTTTCGATTCGGCGAACGTCTGA
- a CDS encoding dihydrolipoamide acetyltransferase family protein, which produces MSGHYLMPSLGSGMTSGRVLEWYVKPGQAVHRGEVIGLVDTDKGAIEIEVWEDAEVTEILAPPGTTADVGTPLLALSPPGTAEPVTDAPSEIAAGPSRPKAKTPAPKRPPGPRARKVRVTPVARKRAEELGLDPESLTGTGPGGAVSLADVDAAAGTPEGAPAEPSDAVAKPAAAVEAPVAPSADEGDRHRAMRHAIAAAMTRSKREIPHYYLATSVSVERALDWIEKTNVDRAPADRILTAALHLKAVARALEEYPELNGFWENDSLRMADAVHPGLAISLRGGGLVAPAIHDVLARSLDEISAAIRDVVQRARAGRLRGSEVTDATVTVTSLGDRGVETVFGVIYPPQVAIVGVGRALERPWAESGMLDVRRVVQLTLAADHRASDGHRGGLFLERVAELLQTPESL; this is translated from the coding sequence ATGAGCGGCCACTATCTCATGCCCTCTCTGGGCTCCGGGATGACTTCCGGCCGGGTTCTCGAGTGGTATGTGAAGCCGGGACAGGCGGTGCACCGGGGCGAGGTGATCGGCCTCGTGGATACCGACAAGGGTGCCATCGAGATCGAAGTGTGGGAGGACGCCGAGGTGACCGAGATCCTCGCGCCCCCGGGGACGACGGCGGACGTCGGGACACCGCTCCTCGCCCTGAGTCCTCCCGGCACAGCAGAGCCCGTGACCGACGCACCATCCGAGATCGCTGCGGGCCCCTCCCGACCGAAGGCGAAGACCCCGGCCCCGAAGCGCCCACCGGGGCCCAGGGCCCGCAAGGTGCGCGTGACACCCGTCGCGAGGAAGCGCGCCGAAGAGCTCGGACTCGACCCGGAGAGCCTCACGGGGACCGGTCCCGGCGGCGCGGTGAGCCTCGCCGACGTGGACGCAGCAGCCGGAACCCCGGAGGGCGCCCCGGCGGAGCCTTCCGACGCGGTGGCGAAGCCGGCCGCGGCCGTGGAGGCTCCCGTTGCCCCGTCCGCAGATGAAGGGGACCGGCATCGGGCCATGCGGCACGCGATCGCAGCGGCGATGACCCGTTCGAAGCGGGAGATCCCCCACTACTATTTGGCCACCTCGGTCTCCGTGGAGCGCGCGCTCGACTGGATCGAGAAAACGAACGTGGACCGGGCCCCGGCCGATCGGATCCTCACCGCCGCCCTCCACCTGAAGGCCGTCGCCCGCGCGCTCGAGGAGTACCCGGAGTTGAATGGCTTCTGGGAGAACGACTCACTTCGGATGGCGGACGCGGTCCATCCCGGTCTCGCGATCTCCCTCCGCGGCGGCGGCCTCGTCGCCCCGGCGATCCACGACGTTCTCGCAAGAAGCCTGGATGAGATTTCCGCCGCCATCCGAGACGTCGTACAGCGAGCGCGGGCGGGGCGGCTCCGCGGATCGGAGGTAACCGATGCGACGGTCACGGTGACGAGCCTCGGGGATCGGGGTGTCGAGACGGTCTTCGGCGTCATCTATCCGCCCCAGGTCGCGATCGTCGGTGTGGGGCGGGCCCTGGAGCGTCCCTGGGCCGAAAGTGGGATGCTCGACGTGCGGCGGGTCGTTCAGCTGACCCTCGCCGCGGATCATCGCGCGAGTGATGGCCACCGCGGAGGGCTCTTCCTCGAGCGCGTCGCAGAGCTGCTCCAGACTCCGGAGTCCCTGTGA
- a CDS encoding acyl carrier protein, which yields MTPTNEDRVRVAVRAALHRIAPEVDFDGIDPAAELREEADLDSVDLLNLAVILDESLKVAIPESDYEQVATLEGMTRYLAGRLSSEP from the coding sequence GTGACTCCGACCAACGAAGATCGTGTCCGCGTCGCCGTACGTGCCGCCCTTCACCGGATCGCGCCCGAGGTGGACTTCGACGGGATCGATCCGGCGGCAGAGCTTCGAGAAGAAGCGGACCTCGACTCGGTGGATCTCCTGAATCTCGCCGTCATCCTCGACGAGTCGCTGAAGGTGGCGATCCCCGAATCTGACTACGAACAGGTGGCAACGCTCGAAGGGATGACTCGGTACCTCGCGGGTCGCCTCTCTTCCGAGCCCTGA
- a CDS encoding dodecin family protein — protein sequence MSVAKVTEITASSPKSFEDAVKMGLNRADKTLNGIQGAWIKEQKVRWASGAISEYRVTMKVTFILGD from the coding sequence ATGTCCGTCGCCAAGGTCACAGAAATCACGGCCAGCTCGCCGAAAAGCTTCGAAGATGCGGTGAAGATGGGCCTCAACCGCGCAGACAAGACGCTGAACGGAATCCAGGGGGCCTGGATCAAGGAGCAGAAAGTGCGCTGGGCCTCGGGCGCCATCTCGGAGTACAGGGTCACGATGAAGGTGACCTTCATCCTCGGGGACTGA